One window of the Rosa rugosa chromosome 3, drRosRugo1.1, whole genome shotgun sequence genome contains the following:
- the LOC133740148 gene encoding uncharacterized protein LOC133740148 — MEPQSHFLLPHSASSELSDSSPESMTSVTLGRAISSLLSARPKKLHDAVSRLSPLPLTSTGLASVSGSLDDSLRFLHHYLNDAARRNEPLDEILIPMLDNSLKNKDSKHGGQAMVVLNWLFQDGFVFEAIAMALVRVISTKDDRFVVLGWCTFVRAVLEYESSVTQFPMNGIKERYPALLKILASCIPHLSVVLHKGSTLQDGYELPSRLAVCAADCFLALSEALIRKAKVPSNKAKLSDSKAQKRPVTLVALDDGDKKAKPAPESLDVSNMELDYILWDHLEEVLGLVQKLLAWSRKSRPLHAKGLEQVLKWLHEIKGHYRNVKAEAGSKVIKTGILLLSSCWKHYGMLMHLEDQKFSQHYKELLDQYLAGIQFYAGHTENKDGSSETIKFFLNCLCLLLGRFDSKKFESVVSEYGMRISQVLVPQLHSAADDVIDGVVCIFKALIFKQKSPGSSLTDTGEVDAVLPLLIHLLDERDGTARAVVLLIAEYCLMSRDSQCLKEVIERLASENVQQRRNAVDVISEVIHMSSDSKYVHTQLSWHDIAKHLIVLLEDEETAIREQASSLLPLIDPSLVLPALVNLIYSGDERLQSTASDACVVVLKYHSENAEVICMLLDCLSNLSQNVNQDTGSKLESDRVLRLIPEWSKSVQSWNFLIEPLIDKMFAEPSNANIVRFLSHISEHLAEAADVVLSCVLMHAKRRKVMDDSSFSRLECQTDKSEDSEKMQQTLFEHLCPLLVIKMLPLRVFNNLDSTIMYGQLSNQGMVHDCQDINAINQDTVTALLLKRTFCEFEFNDVRKLSAELCGRIHPQVLIPIICSQLEYAAGSQDIIKIKACLFSVCTSLVVRGRESLSHPGMLKIRKTLETMLLWPSLDGDEVSRAQHGCIDCMALMVCAELQDPESSNIVGTKKNLGDAALRNSVLVHVINQLTQDKDLPVSESNLDDVKCMNEVPVPLSFYLCMANVLISACQKISDSGKKPFARRSLPRLIRAIEVITKSEIRAACTQVLFSAVYHLKSTILPYSMDLLKVSLKALQKGSEKERMAGAKLMGSLMASDDAIIQSISGGLVEARSVLLSISLTDPSPELRQVSKKLLACLTS; from the exons atggaaccacaaagcCACTTCCTACTCCCCCACTCCGCCTCGTCGGAGTTATCAGACTCATCACCGGAGTCCATGACGTCAGTCACTCTCGGCCGAGCaatctcctctcttctctccgCCCGCCCCAAAAAGCTACACGACGCCGTTTCGCGGctctctcctctccctctcACCTCCACCGGCCTCGCCTCCGTCTCAGGCTCCCTCGACGACTCCCTCCGCTTCCTCCACCACTACCTAAACGACGCCGCTCGGCGCAACGAGCCTCTCGATGAAATTCTCATCCCTATGCTCGATAAC TCATTGAAGAACAAGGACTCGAAGCACGGCGGCCAGGCTATGGTGGTTTTGAACTGGCTATTTCAGGACGGTTTTGTTTTCGAAGCTATTGCCATGGCTCTGGTAAGAGTGATTTCGACGAAAGATGATCGGTTTGTTGTGCTTGGCTGGTGTACTTTTGTACGTGCTGTATTGGAGTATGAGAGCTCTGTTACTCAATTTCCGATGAATG GGATAAAGGAGAGGTATCCTGCTTTGTTGAAGATACTCGCTTCGTGCATTCCGCATCTCTCTGTTGTTCTGCACAAAGGAAG CACTTTGCAGGATGGATATGAACTGCCCTCTCGCCTTGCTGTGTGTGCTGCTGATTGTTTTCTGGCTCTCTCGGAAGCGTTGATCAGAAAAGCTAAAGTTCCAAGTAACAAGGCAAAGTTATCAGATTCAAAGGCACAAAAGCGGCCGGTTACTTTGGTGGCCCTTGATGATGGTGATAAAAAAGCAAAACCAGCTCCTGAATCTTTAGACGTTTCAAACATGGAATTGGACTATATACTTTGGGATCATTTAGAGGAAGTTCTTGGTCTAGTACAGAAACTCCTTGCT TGGAGCAGAAAAAGCCGACCCTTACATGCCAAAGGATTGGAGCAAGTGCTTAAGTGGTTGCACGAGATTAAAGGACATTATCGTAACGTGAAAGCTGAGGCAG GCTCGAAGGTTATCAAAACTGGAATATTGCTACTGTCTTCTTGTTGGAAGCATTATGGCATGCTAATGCATTTGGAAGATCAGAAATTTTCCCAGCATTACAAAGAATTGTTGGATCAATACTTAGCAGGCATACAG tttTATGCAGGTCACACTGAGAATAAGGATGGGAGTTCTGAGACCATAAAGTTTTTCCTGAATTGTTTATGCCTTCTACTGGGGCGATTTGATAGCAAGAAATTTGAGAGTGTAGTCTCAGAATACGGGATGAGGATATCTCAGGTTCTTGTACCACAG CTTCATTCTGCTGCTGATGATGTTATAGACGGGGTTGTGTGCATATTCAAAGCATTAATATTTAAGCAAAAATCACCTGGAAGCAGTCTCACCGACACCGGAGAGGTGGATGCTGTGCTTCCATTGCTGATTCACCTTCTAGATGAACGGGATGGCACAGCTAGAGCTGTGGTTCTGCTTATAGCAGAATACTGCTTGAT GAGCAGAGACAGTCAGTGCCTTAAAGAAGTTATTGAGCGCCTTGCTTCTGAAAATGTCCAACAGAGGAGGAATGCAGTTGATGTTATATCAGAAGTCATACATATGTCGTCAGATTCAAAATACGTACATACCCAGCTATCATG GCACGATATAGCAAAGCACTTGATTGTGCtacttgaagatgaagaaactgcaATTCGGGAACAAGCATCCAGTTTGCTTCCATTAATTG ACCCTTCATTAGTTTTACCTGCTTTAGTTAATCTGATTTACTCTGGGGATGAAAGATTGCAATCAACTGCCAGTGATGCCTGTGTTGTGGTGCTCAAATATCATAGCGAGAATGCTGAAGTTATATGTATGCTGCTTGACTGTCTTAG CAACCTCAGCCAAAATGTAAATCAAGACACAG GATCAAAATTGGAGAGCGATCGAGTGCTTAGGCTAATCCCAGAGTGGTCTAAAAGT GTCCAAAGCTGGAACTTCTTGATTGAACCGTTGATTGACAAGATGTTTGCAGAGCCATCCAATGCAAACATTGTGAGGTTTTTGAGTCATATAAGTGAGCACTTGGCAGAAGCTGCTGATGTGGTGCTCTCTTGTGTTCTAATGCATGCTAAACGACGTAAAGT GATGGATGACAGCAGCTTCTCTAGATTGGAGTGTCAGACTGATAAAAGTGAGGACTCCGAGAAAATGCAACAGACCCTTTTTGAACACCTTTGCCCATTGCTTGTAATTAAGATGCTTCCGCTGAGAGTATTTAATAATCTGGATTCAACTATCATGTATGGTCAACTTTCCAATCAAGGCATGGTTCATG ACTGTCAAGATATCAATGCCATCAATCAGGATACAGTTACCGCTCTTCTTTTGAAAAG GACATTTTGTGAGTTTGAATTCAACGATGTTCGGAAACTTTCTGCTGAGCTCTGTGGGCGTATTCATCCTCAA GTGCTAATTCCAATCATTTGCTCCCAGTTAGAATATGCTGCTGGTTCTCAGGATATAATAAAGATTAAAGCTTGTTTGTTTTCAGTTTGCACGTCCCTTGTG GTTAGAGGCCGGGAATCACTTTCTCATCCTGGTATGCTGAAAATTAGAAAAACATTAGAGACAATGCTATTATGGCCTTCTCTGGATGGGGATGAAG TTTCCAGAGCACAGCATGGATGCATTGATTGCATGGCACTAATGGTATGTGCTGAGCTGCAAGATCCAGAATCATCTAACATTGTTGGGACAAAAAAGAATCTTG GTGATGCTGCATTGAGAAACTCTGTCCTCGTGCACGTGATCAACCAACTTACACAAGATAAAGACCTGCCTGTTTCAGAGTCCAACTTGGATGATGTCAAATGCATGAATGAGGTGCCAGTTCCACTCTCATTTTACCTGTGCATGGCTAATGTTCTCATCAGTGCTTGCCAAAAGATATCAGACTCTGGCAAGAAACCTTTTGCTCGAAGATCTCTTCCACGTCTCATTCGCGCCATTGAG GTGATTACAAAGTCAGAGATCAGAGCTGCATGTACTCAAGTTCTCTTTTCAGCTGTGTACCATCTGAAATCTACAATTCTTCCTTACTCCATGGATCTTCTTAAAGTCTCATTAAAAGCTCTTCAAAAGGGATCAGAGAAG GAAAGGATGGCAGGTGCAAAGCTAATGGGGTCTCTTATGGCTAGTGATGATGCAATCATACAAAGTATATCTGGGGGATTAGTAGAAGCAAGATCCGTACTGTTGAGTATATCTTTGACAGATCCTTCACCTGAATTACGTCAAGTCAGCAAAAAGTTGCTAGCATGCCTAACTTCTTGA
- the LOC133740959 gene encoding uncharacterized protein LOC133740959 isoform X1, producing the protein MHCVLKCLKSFVDKYICIYLQRKAVFIMSTFINVQRETEIFLKLTIDRENRKVLFAEANKDFVDNLVGFMIFPTSAMITLNPEPFGKLNNVKKSIENMTEYYNPMKASLLNTKPPAHCNRHEHALHPLDPSSLKKMPFYVCEECITTRGKPYYVAVDDPAVLCPTCNHAMTQGASYCGTPIEIANEGGGFVRQLAKYIITDDLNIHPLLTASLTTNIIRGAKPQHVEEVTVNVSHKKLVMLELLKKAMQNCDTVLSDVFFADGWIA; encoded by the exons ATGCACTGCGTTTTGAAGTGTTTGAAAAGTTTTGTagataaatatatat GCATATACTTGCAGCGAAAAGCAGTATTCATCATGTCCACATTCATAAATGTACAAAGAGAAACCGAGATCTTCCTGAAGCTTACAATTGACCGAGAGAACAGAAAGGTATTGTTTGCAGAAGCAAACAAGGATTTTGTTGACAATCTGGTGGGATTCATGATTTTCCCTACCTCTGCCATGATCACGCTTAACCCTGAACCTTTTGGAAAGCTAAACAATGTCAAGAAGAGCATTGAGAACATGACCGAGTATTACAATCCAATGAAGGCTTCTCTCCTGAATACAAAGCCACCAGCTCACTGCAATCGGCACGAGCATGCCCTGCATCCCCTTGATCCCTCATCACTTAAGAAGATGCCCTTTTATGTATGTGAAGAGTGTATTACTACCCGAGGTAAGCCATACTATGTGGCCGTCGACGATCCCGCAGTCTTGTGTCCTACTTGTAACCATGCCATGACTCAGGGTGCAAGTTATTGTGGTACACCTATTGAAATCGCCAATGAAGGGGGAGGTTTTGTTCGACAGCTAGCGAAATACATCATTACTGATGATTTGAATATTCACCCTCTTCTCACGGCTTCTCTCACCACAAACATAATTCGTGGAGCTAAACCTCAGCATGTTGAAGAGGTTACCGTGAACGTTTCTCATAAGAAGTTGGTG ATGCTGGAGTTGTTAAAAAAGGCTATGCAAAACTGCGACACGGTGTTGTCGGATGTATTTTTCGCTGATGGATGGATTGCTTGA
- the LOC133740959 gene encoding uncharacterized protein LOC133740959 isoform X2 has product MSTFINVQRETEIFLKLTIDRENRKVLFAEANKDFVDNLVGFMIFPTSAMITLNPEPFGKLNNVKKSIENMTEYYNPMKASLLNTKPPAHCNRHEHALHPLDPSSLKKMPFYVCEECITTRGKPYYVAVDDPAVLCPTCNHAMTQGASYCGTPIEIANEGGGFVRQLAKYIITDDLNIHPLLTASLTTNIIRGAKPQHVEEVTVNVSHKKLVMLELLKKAMQNCDTVLSDVFFADGWIA; this is encoded by the exons ATGTCCACATTCATAAATGTACAAAGAGAAACCGAGATCTTCCTGAAGCTTACAATTGACCGAGAGAACAGAAAGGTATTGTTTGCAGAAGCAAACAAGGATTTTGTTGACAATCTGGTGGGATTCATGATTTTCCCTACCTCTGCCATGATCACGCTTAACCCTGAACCTTTTGGAAAGCTAAACAATGTCAAGAAGAGCATTGAGAACATGACCGAGTATTACAATCCAATGAAGGCTTCTCTCCTGAATACAAAGCCACCAGCTCACTGCAATCGGCACGAGCATGCCCTGCATCCCCTTGATCCCTCATCACTTAAGAAGATGCCCTTTTATGTATGTGAAGAGTGTATTACTACCCGAGGTAAGCCATACTATGTGGCCGTCGACGATCCCGCAGTCTTGTGTCCTACTTGTAACCATGCCATGACTCAGGGTGCAAGTTATTGTGGTACACCTATTGAAATCGCCAATGAAGGGGGAGGTTTTGTTCGACAGCTAGCGAAATACATCATTACTGATGATTTGAATATTCACCCTCTTCTCACGGCTTCTCTCACCACAAACATAATTCGTGGAGCTAAACCTCAGCATGTTGAAGAGGTTACCGTGAACGTTTCTCATAAGAAGTTGGTG ATGCTGGAGTTGTTAAAAAAGGCTATGCAAAACTGCGACACGGTGTTGTCGGATGTATTTTTCGCTGATGGATGGATTGCTTGA